From a region of the Halolamina sp. CBA1230 genome:
- a CDS encoding MFS transporter: MNEERLQFWSLYLSRFATGFGYATLAVLIPTYIDVLQASDFMAGLFITGFTLAQTIAVVPLAWAGDSRDKKKVLLGVLTASTVSYVAFANVGAIGDAVRAVAAVLGVTVSTSFADSTGFIGVRALQGAAVTGSGLMTLALVGELADHGERANSIGKANSVRFLASIVGALAAGGLYQVLGFTPIYTLIVVVLALAVAGTWLYLPPDETRSRGNPFADLAFNKRIVTLTTFRAQYAVAVTLVRSWATIYAGVAVARGGLDVISLAVSVVYVAEKLTNMLCQPFTGRLSDRYGRSLFVFAGGGGYGLIAVLVPFSPAIGGALGLPTFELIVPAALTGMVGVAEGYSLLGELPPAFFVLVGLNGLLGVVDAFREPASMALFADEGADEGGIAASFGIRELVWRPGSVLGPVMAGWLWSQYGIETVFYVGGAFAVTGALTFAVVLTRFHGRDALTEW; the protein is encoded by the coding sequence GTGAACGAGGAACGCCTGCAGTTCTGGTCGCTCTATCTCTCGCGGTTCGCGACGGGGTTCGGCTACGCGACGCTGGCGGTGTTGATTCCGACCTATATCGACGTGCTGCAGGCCTCGGACTTCATGGCGGGGCTGTTCATCACCGGGTTCACGCTGGCCCAGACGATCGCGGTTGTCCCCCTCGCGTGGGCAGGCGACAGCCGCGACAAGAAGAAGGTGTTACTCGGCGTGTTGACCGCCAGCACGGTCTCCTACGTCGCGTTCGCCAACGTCGGCGCCATCGGCGACGCGGTGAGGGCCGTGGCGGCGGTCCTCGGCGTGACCGTCTCGACGAGCTTCGCCGACAGCACGGGGTTCATCGGGGTCCGTGCCCTTCAGGGCGCCGCCGTTACCGGCTCCGGGCTGATGACGCTGGCGCTGGTGGGCGAACTCGCCGATCACGGCGAACGGGCCAACAGCATCGGGAAGGCAAACTCCGTCCGCTTTCTCGCCTCCATCGTCGGCGCGCTCGCCGCCGGCGGGCTGTATCAGGTGCTCGGGTTCACGCCGATCTACACCCTCATCGTCGTCGTCCTCGCGCTCGCGGTCGCGGGTACCTGGCTCTACCTCCCGCCCGACGAGACACGGTCGAGGGGGAACCCGTTCGCCGATCTGGCGTTCAACAAGCGCATCGTCACGCTCACCACCTTCCGTGCGCAGTACGCCGTCGCCGTTACGCTGGTCCGGTCGTGGGCGACGATCTACGCCGGCGTCGCGGTCGCCCGCGGCGGGCTGGACGTGATCTCGTTGGCCGTCTCGGTCGTCTACGTCGCCGAGAAGCTGACGAACATGCTCTGTCAGCCGTTCACCGGCCGGCTTTCGGACCGCTACGGCCGCTCGCTGTTCGTCTTCGCCGGCGGGGGTGGCTACGGGCTGATCGCGGTACTGGTCCCGTTCAGTCCCGCCATCGGCGGTGCGCTCGGCCTGCCGACGTTCGAACTGATCGTGCCGGCCGCGCTGACGGGGATGGTGGGGGTCGCCGAGGGGTACTCGCTGCTCGGCGAACTCCCGCCCGCCTTCTTCGTGCTGGTCGGACTCAACGGCCTGCTCGGCGTCGTCGACGCGTTCCGCGAGCCCGCGAGCATGGCGCTGTTCGCCGACGAGGGCGCCGACGAGGGCGGGATCGCGGCCAGTTTCGGCATCCGCGAACTCGTTTGGCGCCCCGGCAGCGTGCTCGGGCCGGTGATGGCCGGCTGGCTCTGGAGCCAGTACGGGATCGAGACGGTGTTCTACGTCGGCGGCGCGTTCGCGGTCACGGGCGCGCTCACGTTCGCGGTCGTGCTCACGCGGTTCCACGGCCGCGACGCGCTG